A genomic window from Panthera tigris isolate Pti1 chromosome B4, P.tigris_Pti1_mat1.1, whole genome shotgun sequence includes:
- the RBM17 gene encoding splicing factor 45 isoform X2 gives MSLYDDLGVETSDSKTEGWSKNFKLLQSQLQVKKAALTQAKSQRTKQSTVLAPVIDLKRGGSSDDRQIVDTPPHVAAGLKDPVPSGFSAGEVLIPLADEYDPMFPNDYEKVVKRQREERQRQRELERQKEIEEREKRRKDRHEASGFSRRPDPDSDEDEDYERERRKRIPRDFPYEEDSRPRSQSSKAAIPPPVYEEQDRPRSPTGPGNSFLANMGGTVAHKIMQKYGFREGQGLGKHEQGLSTALSVEKTSKRGGKIIVGDATEKDASKKSDSNPLTEILKCPTKVVLLRNMVGAGEVDEDLEAETKEECEKYGKVGKCVIFEIPGAPDDEAVRIFLEFERVESAIKAVVDLNGRYFGGRVVKACFYNLDKFRVLDLAEQV, from the exons ATGTCCCTGTATGATGACCTGGGAGTAGAGACCAGTGATTCAAAAACAGAAGGCTGGTCCAAAAACTTCAAACTTCTGCAGTCCCAGCTTCAGGTGAAGAAGGCAGCCCTCACACAAGCCAAG AGCCAGAGAACAAAACAGAGTACTGTCCTCGCCCCGGTGATTGACCTAAAGCGTGGTGGCTCTTCAGACGACCGGCAGATCGTGGACACCCCCCCGCACGTGGCGGCTGGCCTGAAG GATCCTGTTCCCAGTGGATTTTCTGCAGGAGAAGTTTTGATTCCTTTAGCTGATGAATATGATCCTATGTTTCCTAATGATTACGAGAAAGTGGTAAAGCGCCAAAGAGAAGAACGGCAGAGACAGCGGGAGctggaaagacaaaaagaaatagaagagagagaaaa GAGGCGTAAGGACAGACATGAAGCTAGTGGGTTTTCGAGGCGACCAGATCCAGATTCTGATGAAGACGAAGATTATGAgcgagagaggaggaaaagaa tACCCCGAGATTTCCCTTACGAAGAGGACTCAAGACCTCGCTCCCAGTCTTCCAAAGCTGCTATCCCTCCCCCGGTATACGAGGAACAAGACAGACCCAGATCTCCGACCGGACCTGGCAATTCCTTCCTTGCCAACATGGG tgGCACGGTAGCACATAAAATCATGCAGAAGTACGGCTTCCGGGAAGGCCAGGGTCTCGGCAAGCACGAGCAAGGGCTGAGCACCGCACTGTCGGTGGAGAAGACCAGCAAGCGAGGAGGCAAGATCATTGTGGGCGACGCCACAGAGAAAG ACGCATCCAAGAAGTCGGATTCCAATCCATTAACTGAAATACTTAAGTGTCCTACCAAAGTGGTCCTCCTACGG aaCATGGTTGGTGCGGGAGAGGTAGATGAAGACTTGGAAGCTGAAACCAAGGAAGAGTGTGAAAAATATGGCAAAGTTGGGAAATGTGTGATATTTGAA attCCTGGTGCCCCTGATGATGAAGCAGTAcgaatatttttagaatttgagAGGGTTGAATCAGCAATTAAAG CTGTTGTTGATCTGAATGGGAGGTATTTTGGTGGACGGGTGGTAAAAGCATGTTTCTACAATTTGGATAAGTTCAGGGTCTTGGATTTGGCGGAACAAGTTTGA
- the RBM17 gene encoding splicing factor 45 isoform X1 — translation MSLYDDLGVETSDSKTEGWSKNFKLLQSQLQVKKAALTQAKSQRTKQSTVLAPVIDLKRGGSSDDRQIVDTPPHVAAGLKDPVPSGFSAGEVLIPLADEYDPMFPNDYEKVVKRQREERQRQRELERQKEIEEREKRRKDRHEASGFSRRPDPDSDEDEDYERERRKRSMGGAAIAPPTSLVEKDKELPRDFPYEEDSRPRSQSSKAAIPPPVYEEQDRPRSPTGPGNSFLANMGGTVAHKIMQKYGFREGQGLGKHEQGLSTALSVEKTSKRGGKIIVGDATEKDASKKSDSNPLTEILKCPTKVVLLRNMVGAGEVDEDLEAETKEECEKYGKVGKCVIFEIPGAPDDEAVRIFLEFERVESAIKAVVDLNGRYFGGRVVKACFYNLDKFRVLDLAEQV, via the exons ATGTCCCTGTATGATGACCTGGGAGTAGAGACCAGTGATTCAAAAACAGAAGGCTGGTCCAAAAACTTCAAACTTCTGCAGTCCCAGCTTCAGGTGAAGAAGGCAGCCCTCACACAAGCCAAG AGCCAGAGAACAAAACAGAGTACTGTCCTCGCCCCGGTGATTGACCTAAAGCGTGGTGGCTCTTCAGACGACCGGCAGATCGTGGACACCCCCCCGCACGTGGCGGCTGGCCTGAAG GATCCTGTTCCCAGTGGATTTTCTGCAGGAGAAGTTTTGATTCCTTTAGCTGATGAATATGATCCTATGTTTCCTAATGATTACGAGAAAGTGGTAAAGCGCCAAAGAGAAGAACGGCAGAGACAGCGGGAGctggaaagacaaaaagaaatagaagagagagaaaa GAGGCGTAAGGACAGACATGAAGCTAGTGGGTTTTCGAGGCGACCAGATCCAGATTCTGATGAAGACGAAGATTATGAgcgagagaggaggaaaagaa GTATGGGCGGAGCGGCCATTGCACCACCCACTTCTCTTGTAGAGAAGGACAAAGAGT tACCCCGAGATTTCCCTTACGAAGAGGACTCAAGACCTCGCTCCCAGTCTTCCAAAGCTGCTATCCCTCCCCCGGTATACGAGGAACAAGACAGACCCAGATCTCCGACCGGACCTGGCAATTCCTTCCTTGCCAACATGGG tgGCACGGTAGCACATAAAATCATGCAGAAGTACGGCTTCCGGGAAGGCCAGGGTCTCGGCAAGCACGAGCAAGGGCTGAGCACCGCACTGTCGGTGGAGAAGACCAGCAAGCGAGGAGGCAAGATCATTGTGGGCGACGCCACAGAGAAAG ACGCATCCAAGAAGTCGGATTCCAATCCATTAACTGAAATACTTAAGTGTCCTACCAAAGTGGTCCTCCTACGG aaCATGGTTGGTGCGGGAGAGGTAGATGAAGACTTGGAAGCTGAAACCAAGGAAGAGTGTGAAAAATATGGCAAAGTTGGGAAATGTGTGATATTTGAA attCCTGGTGCCCCTGATGATGAAGCAGTAcgaatatttttagaatttgagAGGGTTGAATCAGCAATTAAAG CTGTTGTTGATCTGAATGGGAGGTATTTTGGTGGACGGGTGGTAAAAGCATGTTTCTACAATTTGGATAAGTTCAGGGTCTTGGATTTGGCGGAACAAGTTTGA